A portion of the Echeneis naucrates chromosome 5, fEcheNa1.1, whole genome shotgun sequence genome contains these proteins:
- the arfrp1 gene encoding ADP-ribosylation factor-related protein 1 — MYTLLSGLYKYMFQKDEYCVLILGLDNAGKTTFLEQTKTKFSKNYKGMSLSKITTTVGLNIGTIDVGKARLMFWDLGGQDELQSLWDKYYAESHGVIYVIDSTDEARLSESKEAFEKMISSEALEGVPLLVLANKQDVPDCLSVPDIKTAFSDCAPKIGKRDCLVQPCTALTGDGVNEGIEWMVKCVVRNIHRPPRQKDIT, encoded by the exons ATGTACACGTTGTTATCGGGCTTGTATAAGTACATGTTCCAGAAGGACGAGTACTGCGTGCTGATCCTGGGACTAGACAACGCTGGTAAAACG ACCTTTCTGGaacagaccaaaacaaaattCAGTAAGAACTACAAGGGCATGAGCCTGTCGAAGATCACAACTACAGTAGGCCTCAACA TTGGAACTATAGATGTGGGAAAGGCTCGTCTGATGTTCTGGGATCTGGGAGGACAGGATGAGCTCCAGTCTCTTTGGGACAAA TACTACGCTGAGTCCCACGGAGTCATCTATGTGATAGATTCTACTGATGAAGCTCGTCTGTCAGAATCAAAGGAGGCCTTTG AGAAGATGATTAGTAGTGAAGCTTTAGAAGGAGTTCCTCTCCTGGTGCTGGCCAACAAGCAGGATGTCCCG GACTGTTTGTCCGTACCCGACATTAAAACTGCCTTCAGTGACTGTGCCCCCAAGATTGGCAAGAGAGACTGCTTAGTCCAGCCCTGTACTGCCCTCACAGG GGACGGTGTCAACGAGGGTATTGAGTGGATGGTGAAATGTGTGGTAAGGAATATTCATAGGCCCCCCAGACAGAAGGACATCACATAA
- the stmn3 gene encoding stathmin-3 isoform X2, producing the protein MMTSTVSAYTDKMKEMNMLSLLCSCLYSQTNQYRDLEVKDLNKRLSGQSFEVILKDPGQLGDKAQLQSLRGPPRKEVSLVGLQKRLEAAEERRKSQEAQVLKHLAEKREHEQEVLHKVHEENNNFSKKTEEKLIQKMEVIKEKREAYLSALKQRLREKEVHAVEVRRNKERLADLSG; encoded by the exons ATGATGACCAGCACAGTGTCAG CCTACACAGACAAGATGAAGGAGATGAACAtgctgtctctgctctgctcctgcCTCTACTCACAGACGAATCAGTACAGAG ACCTGGAGGTAAAGGACCTGAACAAGCGACTGTCTGGACAGTCGTTTGAGGTGATCCTGAAGGATCCTGGTCAGCTTGGGGACAAAGCCCAGCTTCAATCATTGCGTGGTCCCCCAAGGAAGGAGGTGTCCCTGGTGGGGCTGCAGAAGAGGCTGGAGGCagctgaggagaggagaaag TCCCAGGAGGCCCAAGTGCTGAAGCACCTGGCTGAGAAGAGGGAGCACGAGCAAGAGGTCCTCCACAAGGTCCATGAGGAGAACAACAATTTCAgcaagaagacagaggagaaacTCATCCAGAAGATGGAGGTCATCAAGGAAAAGCGAGAGGCCTACCTGAGTGCCCTCAAACAGAGGCTGCGGGAGAAA GAAGTCCATGCTGTTGAGGTTCGCAGAAATAAAGAGCGTCTAGCTGATCTCTCTGGTTGA
- the stmn3 gene encoding stathmin-3 isoform X1: MMTSTVSVDRVQEVSGGLTFCHLCVTAYTDKMKEMNMLSLLCSCLYSQTNQYRDLEVKDLNKRLSGQSFEVILKDPGQLGDKAQLQSLRGPPRKEVSLVGLQKRLEAAEERRKSQEAQVLKHLAEKREHEQEVLHKVHEENNNFSKKTEEKLIQKMEVIKEKREAYLSALKQRLREKASLPFCLTT; this comes from the exons ATGATGACCAGCACAGTGTCAG TTGACAGAGTCCAGGAGGTGTCAGGTGGACTAACTTTTTGCCATCTATGTGTAACAGCCTACACAGACAAGATGAAGGAGATGAACAtgctgtctctgctctgctcctgcCTCTACTCACAGACGAATCAGTACAGAG ACCTGGAGGTAAAGGACCTGAACAAGCGACTGTCTGGACAGTCGTTTGAGGTGATCCTGAAGGATCCTGGTCAGCTTGGGGACAAAGCCCAGCTTCAATCATTGCGTGGTCCCCCAAGGAAGGAGGTGTCCCTGGTGGGGCTGCAGAAGAGGCTGGAGGCagctgaggagaggagaaag TCCCAGGAGGCCCAAGTGCTGAAGCACCTGGCTGAGAAGAGGGAGCACGAGCAAGAGGTCCTCCACAAGGTCCATGAGGAGAACAACAATTTCAgcaagaagacagaggagaaacTCATCCAGAAGATGGAGGTCATCAAGGAAAAGCGAGAGGCCTACCTGAGTGCCCTCAAACAGAGGCTGCGGGAGAAAGCAAGTCTTCCCTTTTGTCTCACCACTTAA